One window from the genome of Pedobacter schmidteae encodes:
- a CDS encoding polysaccharide lyase family 1 protein, giving the protein MKKRFLQFVFSAALVVAAPSAFAQYPNIPADIKKASDDMMKEAYRQSDIAWQKALPIIEKEAKEGKPYIPWAGRPVDLPQAELVAFPGAEGGGAHSFGGRGGRVIVVTNLNDSGPGSLRDACEQGGARIVVFNVAGIIRIKTPLIIRAPYITIAGQTAPGDGVCVAGESVWLNTHDVIVRFMRFRRGETFVGRRDDAIGGNPVGNIMIDHVSASWGLDENMSMYRHMYNDSTGKTEVKLATVNITIQNSIFSEALDTWNHAFGSTLGGENCNFMRNLWADNGARNPSIGWNGIFNFANNVIFNWNNRSTDGGDYTAMYNIINNYYKPGPVTSLKDPISYRILKPESGRSKLPYVVFGRAYVEGNIIEGNEKVTKDNWDGGVQLEDKKGNLMTYDQAKSYFAAMRVKKPFPMAEMTILPTLEAHKYVLANVGATLPKRDPVDTRVIEQVRTGKITYPANVKLSDKPDFEHRRLPKDSYKMGIITDISQVGGYPEYKGTPYKDSDSDGMPDSYETKNGLNPNDATDAAKITKSGYSNIEVYLNSVVPVKTVKP; this is encoded by the coding sequence ATGAAAAAGAGATTTTTGCAATTCGTATTTTCAGCAGCACTTGTTGTTGCAGCGCCCTCTGCTTTCGCTCAATACCCCAATATACCTGCCGATATTAAAAAAGCTTCGGATGATATGATGAAGGAAGCTTATCGCCAGTCGGACATCGCCTGGCAAAAGGCCCTTCCAATTATTGAAAAAGAAGCTAAGGAGGGGAAACCTTATATTCCATGGGCTGGCCGGCCTGTTGATCTTCCACAGGCTGAACTTGTGGCTTTTCCAGGTGCTGAAGGTGGCGGTGCCCATAGTTTTGGTGGTCGCGGTGGCCGTGTAATTGTGGTTACCAACTTAAACGATAGCGGTCCTGGATCGTTGCGCGATGCCTGTGAACAAGGCGGAGCCAGGATTGTGGTATTTAATGTGGCGGGTATTATCCGCATAAAAACGCCATTGATTATCCGTGCACCTTACATTACCATTGCCGGACAAACTGCTCCGGGCGATGGGGTTTGTGTAGCCGGCGAATCGGTATGGCTCAATACTCATGATGTGATTGTACGTTTTATGCGTTTTAGAAGAGGAGAGACCTTTGTGGGCCGCCGCGACGATGCTATTGGTGGAAACCCGGTAGGAAATATCATGATTGACCACGTTTCGGCAAGTTGGGGACTGGACGAAAACATGTCTATGTACCGCCATATGTATAACGATAGCACCGGTAAAACGGAAGTGAAACTGGCTACGGTAAATATTACCATTCAGAATTCTATTTTTTCTGAAGCTTTAGATACCTGGAACCATGCTTTTGGTAGTACACTGGGAGGCGAAAACTGTAATTTTATGCGCAACCTTTGGGCTGATAATGGTGCCCGCAACCCTTCTATCGGATGGAACGGGATTTTTAATTTTGCGAATAACGTGATCTTTAACTGGAACAACCGGAGTACCGACGGTGGTGATTATACAGCGATGTACAACATCATCAATAACTATTATAAACCCGGCCCGGTTACTTCGTTAAAAGATCCGATTAGCTATAGAATATTGAAGCCTGAGTCGGGGCGCAGTAAATTGCCTTATGTGGTATTTGGGCGTGCCTATGTAGAAGGAAACATCATTGAAGGCAATGAAAAGGTAACCAAAGACAATTGGGATGGCGGTGTGCAGCTGGAAGATAAAAAAGGTAACCTGATGACTTACGATCAGGCTAAGTCGTACTTCGCGGCTATGCGGGTTAAAAAGCCTTTCCCAATGGCCGAGATGACAATTTTGCCTACTTTGGAGGCACATAAATATGTATTGGCCAATGTGGGGGCAACCTTGCCTAAGCGCGATCCGGTAGATACACGTGTGATAGAACAGGTGAGAACAGGAAAAATTACTTATCCGGCCAATGTTAAACTATCGGATAAACCGGATTTTGAACACCGCAGGTTGCCAAAAGATTCGTATAAAATGGGCATCATTACGGATATCAGTCAGGTAGGTGGTTATCCTGAATATAAAGGCACACCTTACAAAGATTCGGATAGCGATGGAATGCCAGATAGCTACGAAACTAAAAATGGCTTAAATCCGAATGATGCAACCGATGCAGCTAAAATCACTAAAAGTGGTTACTCTAATATTGAGGTTTATTTAAACAGTGTAGTTCCGGTAAAAACAGTAAAACCTTAA
- a CDS encoding polysaccharide lyase family 1 protein, with protein MKAPLLILAVAAIGFGNTALAQYPVIPPAMEAKADSVLAAIEHQSDLQFEKVKAIIDRDAKNGKPFIPWAAKPTDLPQAKLVAFPGAEGGGAYSFGGRGGKVYVVTSLADAGPGSLREACEQGGARIIVFNVAGIIRLKTPLIIRAPYITIAGQTAPGDGVCIAGESVWINTHDVVIRYMRFRRGETNVTRRDDAIGGNPVGNIIIDHVSASWGLDENMSIYRHVYDPKDGSKPVKLPTVNVTIQNSIFSEALDTYNHAFGSTIGGLNSTFMRNLWACNISRNPSVGMYGDFGFVNNVVFNWWNRSADGGDNDSFYNFINNYYKPGPITPPDQPIAYRILKPESGRDKRFAHLFGKAYIHGNIIEGNDRVTKNNWDGGVQVEGVVNKQRILDSMRVDKPMPMAKLSLMDTRKAYDYTLTNVGANLPVRDAVDKRIIEQVKTGKINYKEGGKTALGKAFIKRRLPEDSYKQGIISDVSQVGGYPEYKGSPYKDSDHDGMPDSYELKNGLNPKDASDAVKITKNGYSNIENYINSVVPLSAVKP; from the coding sequence ATGAAAGCACCGTTATTGATACTGGCCGTAGCCGCTATTGGATTTGGAAATACAGCATTAGCCCAATATCCTGTTATTCCTCCGGCAATGGAGGCCAAAGCAGATTCCGTTTTAGCAGCTATAGAACATCAATCTGATTTGCAGTTTGAAAAGGTAAAGGCGATTATAGATCGTGATGCAAAAAATGGTAAGCCTTTTATCCCATGGGCAGCCAAGCCGACAGATCTTCCGCAAGCTAAATTGGTAGCCTTTCCGGGAGCGGAAGGTGGCGGGGCCTATTCCTTTGGCGGTCGCGGTGGAAAGGTATATGTAGTAACCAGTCTGGCCGATGCCGGGCCGGGTTCCTTACGTGAGGCCTGCGAGCAGGGCGGTGCCCGCATCATTGTGTTTAATGTGGCTGGTATCATTCGTTTAAAAACACCGCTGATTATCCGTGCACCATATATCACCATTGCCGGGCAAACTGCTCCGGGCGATGGGGTTTGTATTGCTGGTGAATCCGTATGGATCAATACCCATGATGTGGTAATCCGCTACATGCGTTTCCGCAGAGGAGAAACCAATGTGACCCGCCGCGATGATGCTATTGGAGGCAATCCGGTAGGAAATATCATTATTGATCATGTTTCTGCAAGCTGGGGACTGGACGAAAATATGTCGATTTACCGACACGTATACGACCCTAAAGATGGATCTAAGCCAGTTAAATTGCCTACAGTAAATGTAACCATACAAAACTCTATTTTCTCCGAAGCATTGGATACGTATAACCATGCTTTTGGCAGTACCATAGGAGGACTGAACAGTACTTTTATGCGTAACTTGTGGGCTTGCAACATCAGTCGCAATCCGTCGGTAGGAATGTATGGCGATTTTGGGTTTGTTAACAATGTGGTGTTTAACTGGTGGAACCGTAGTGCCGATGGAGGTGACAATGATTCATTCTATAACTTCATCAATAACTATTATAAACCCGGACCGATTACCCCCCCGGATCAGCCAATTGCTTATCGCATCCTGAAACCTGAAAGTGGTAGAGATAAACGTTTTGCTCATTTGTTTGGCAAAGCTTATATCCACGGAAACATTATTGAAGGCAATGACAGGGTAACCAAAAACAATTGGGATGGTGGGGTACAGGTAGAAGGCGTGGTCAATAAACAACGAATTCTGGATTCAATGCGTGTAGATAAACCTATGCCTATGGCCAAATTGAGTTTGATGGACACCCGCAAAGCTTATGATTATACGCTGACCAATGTAGGGGCCAACCTGCCGGTACGTGATGCTGTAGATAAAAGAATAATTGAACAGGTGAAAACCGGTAAAATCAATTATAAGGAAGGCGGTAAAACAGCATTGGGCAAGGCTTTTATTAAACGTCGTTTGCCGGAAGATTCCTATAAACAGGGCATTATATCGGATGTGAGCCAGGTAGGCGGGTACCCTGAATATAAAGGGAGCCCCTATAAAGATTCTGACCATGATGGTATGCCGGATAGCTATGAACTGAAAAATGGTTTAAATCCAAAAGATGCATCGGATGCGGTGAAGATCACTAAAAATGGTTATTCAAATATTGAAAATTACATCAATAGCGTAGTGCCTTTATCGGCTGTAAAGCCTTAA
- a CDS encoding DUF6298 domain-containing protein, with protein MIQTNQHIVIHQSRLKIRPVLMGVFWLCLSMAAFGQKVKVEEPPKPIFKGKDGKLNYTPDEKGNRIPDFSYCGYMAGERAIPDALVKVVVPVKDGDATLRIQSALNYVAALPLGKDGLRGAVLLEKGKYEVAGTLKINASGVVLRGSGMGESGTILYATGLDRLGVLRITGVNDRIKDKSVTIADKYVPVNSMKVTVPNGAGFKKGDQVLVQRTSAKNWIDVIGTDHFGGGITSLGWKPGQRDIYWDRKVLAVNGNEVTIDAPLTTALDVTYGESTLSKYNWKGRITQSGAENLRFVSAFDSKNPKDEYHRWTAISLENITDAWVRQVAFEHFAGSAVTVQETANRITVEDCKSLAPVSEIGGERRYTFLTAGGQTLFQRLYSEYGYHDFATGFCAPGPNAFVQCQAYLPFSFSGAIDSWASGVLFDVVNVDGQALSFMNRGQDGQGAGWAAANSVFWQCTAARVDCYQPPTAQNWAFGTWAQFAGDGYWDMSNEQIQPRSLYYAQLRDRIGNQADERAFVMPVETEASSSPPVDVALKLTKLSVKPAMLLTEYIDEAAIRQKIDLNTHGAKSIDKIGVEKPKLLRATATMLVSNGWLVRDNTVVTGDRQDVQWWNGSARPYGLKNTKAHITRFVPGRIGKGLTDDLEQTTDSMQQGSLKILDHNYGLWYDRRRDDHERIRRMDGEVWTPFYELPFARSGQDKAWDGLSKYDLTKYNLWYWDRLKTFADLADQKGLVLIHQNYFQHNIIEAGAHYADFPWRTANNINDTGFPEPVPYAGDKRIFMAGQYYDISNPVRRALHRAYIRKCLDNFAANSSVIQLIGAEFTGPLHFVQFWIDTIKEWEKETGKHPIIGLSVTKDVQDAILADKDRAAAIDLIDIRYWHYQADGTAYAPQGGQNLAPRQHARLLKPKKTSFEQVYHAVSEYRLQHPEKAVMYSGDSYDAFGWAIFMAGGSMSNVPGIDRALLSAAAGMKTVELPGKTAGQYAMANEGKAYVLYNSSSTAIKLDLNKAAGNYSVKRINPANGQVLKEEKIKGGSAIEFHKLSSGNEVVFINKI; from the coding sequence ATGATACAGACCAATCAACATATTGTTATACATCAAAGCCGGTTAAAGATCAGGCCTGTTTTGATGGGTGTATTTTGGCTTTGTTTAAGTATGGCTGCCTTTGGGCAAAAGGTAAAGGTTGAAGAGCCTCCAAAACCCATATTTAAAGGCAAAGATGGTAAACTGAATTATACGCCTGATGAAAAAGGAAATCGCATTCCCGATTTTTCCTACTGCGGGTACATGGCAGGCGAACGAGCTATTCCGGATGCTTTGGTGAAGGTGGTAGTGCCTGTTAAGGATGGCGACGCTACTTTAAGGATACAGTCGGCCTTAAACTATGTGGCCGCTTTGCCTTTGGGCAAAGATGGTTTAAGAGGTGCGGTGTTGTTGGAAAAAGGGAAATATGAAGTTGCAGGTACTTTAAAAATTAACGCTTCGGGCGTGGTTTTACGTGGTAGTGGTATGGGTGAATCTGGTACTATACTATATGCTACAGGTTTGGATAGGCTTGGTGTTTTAAGGATAACAGGTGTCAACGATCGTATTAAAGACAAATCCGTAACCATTGCCGATAAATATGTTCCGGTAAACAGTATGAAAGTTACGGTGCCTAATGGCGCTGGGTTTAAAAAAGGAGATCAGGTGCTGGTGCAACGTACATCGGCCAAAAATTGGATTGATGTCATTGGCACCGATCATTTTGGTGGGGGTATTACTTCGTTGGGCTGGAAACCGGGCCAACGGGATATTTATTGGGACAGGAAAGTTCTTGCGGTAAATGGCAACGAAGTAACAATTGATGCACCTTTGACAACCGCACTGGATGTTACCTACGGCGAATCTACTTTGTCAAAATATAACTGGAAAGGAAGGATTACCCAGTCCGGTGCCGAAAATCTCAGATTTGTATCCGCTTTTGATTCCAAAAATCCTAAAGATGAATACCATCGCTGGACAGCCATTTCGCTTGAAAACATAACTGATGCGTGGGTACGTCAGGTGGCATTTGAACATTTTGCAGGTTCGGCGGTAACGGTTCAGGAAACCGCAAACAGGATTACGGTGGAAGATTGTAAGTCGCTGGCCCCGGTTTCGGAAATTGGGGGCGAACGCAGGTACACTTTTTTAACGGCCGGCGGACAAACGCTTTTTCAACGGTTATATTCAGAATATGGCTATCATGATTTTGCTACAGGCTTTTGTGCACCTGGCCCCAATGCATTTGTGCAGTGTCAGGCTTATTTGCCATTCAGCTTTAGTGGGGCCATTGACAGCTGGGCATCAGGCGTATTGTTTGATGTGGTAAATGTGGATGGACAGGCCCTGAGTTTTATGAACCGCGGACAGGATGGGCAAGGGGCAGGATGGGCTGCGGCCAATAGCGTATTCTGGCAGTGTACTGCAGCAAGGGTAGACTGTTATCAGCCCCCAACTGCGCAAAACTGGGCTTTTGGTACCTGGGCGCAATTTGCAGGTGATGGATATTGGGACATGTCTAACGAGCAGATTCAGCCACGTAGTTTATATTATGCCCAACTGAGAGACAGGATAGGGAACCAGGCAGATGAACGGGCTTTTGTAATGCCGGTGGAAACAGAAGCATCTAGCAGTCCACCTGTTGATGTAGCTTTGAAGTTGACTAAGTTATCGGTTAAACCGGCCATGCTGCTGACCGAATATATAGATGAGGCAGCCATACGACAAAAGATAGACCTGAATACGCATGGCGCCAAAAGCATCGATAAAATTGGGGTTGAAAAACCTAAACTTTTACGCGCTACGGCTACGATGTTGGTCAGCAATGGTTGGCTGGTACGCGATAATACAGTAGTAACGGGCGACAGACAGGATGTGCAGTGGTGGAATGGAAGTGCCCGGCCTTATGGTCTGAAAAATACCAAAGCGCACATTACCCGTTTTGTGCCCGGACGTATTGGTAAAGGATTAACCGACGACCTGGAGCAAACTACCGATTCGATGCAACAAGGATCGTTAAAGATTTTAGACCATAACTATGGTTTGTGGTATGATCGTCGTCGCGATGATCACGAGCGCATCAGAAGAATGGATGGTGAGGTATGGACGCCTTTTTATGAGTTGCCTTTTGCCAGGAGCGGACAGGATAAAGCCTGGGACGGTTTAAGTAAGTACGACCTGACCAAATACAATTTGTGGTATTGGGACCGCTTAAAGACTTTTGCAGATCTGGCCGATCAGAAAGGCTTGGTATTAATTCACCAAAATTATTTTCAGCACAACATCATTGAAGCAGGGGCGCATTATGCCGATTTTCCATGGCGTACTGCCAATAACATCAACGATACCGGTTTCCCCGAACCTGTTCCTTATGCAGGTGATAAACGTATATTTATGGCCGGGCAATATTACGACATTTCTAATCCGGTACGCAGAGCGTTGCACCGGGCCTATATCCGCAAATGCCTGGATAATTTTGCTGCCAACAGCAGTGTGATCCAGTTGATCGGTGCCGAATTTACAGGGCCATTACATTTTGTGCAGTTTTGGATTGATACCATTAAAGAATGGGAAAAAGAAACGGGTAAACATCCGATTATTGGTTTAAGTGTAACCAAAGATGTGCAGGATGCGATTTTGGCCGACAAAGACCGGGCGGCAGCAATTGATCTGATTGATATCCGTTATTGGCATTACCAGGCCGATGGTACGGCCTATGCACCGCAAGGTGGACAAAATCTGGCCCCACGCCAGCACGCACGTTTGTTGAAACCAAAAAAAACATCTTTTGAGCAGGTTTATCATGCGGTATCCGAATATCGGCTACAACATCCGGAAAAGGCGGTAATGTATTCTGGCGATAGCTACGATGCCTTCGGTTGGGCCATTTTTATGGCTGGAGGCTCAATGTCCAATGTGCCGGGGATTGATCGGGCCTTGCTTTCGGCAGCCGCCGGAATGAAAACTGTTGAGCTTCCCGGTAAAACCGCCGGACAATATGCTATGGCAAATGAAGGAAAGGCGTACGTTTTATATAACAGTTCATCCACCGCAATAAAGCTTGATCTGAATAAAGCTGCGGGTAACTACAGTGTGAAACGTATCAACCCGGCCAATGGCCAGGTGCTTAAAGAAGAAAAAATCAAAGGTGGATCGGCCATCGAATTCCATAAACTTTCATCCGGAAACGAAGTCGTTTTCATCAATAAAATTTAA
- a CDS encoding glycoside hydrolase family 140 protein has translation MVRYQRIVLFVVVSLVLSGCASGQKTAAVKKGLQVSENGRYFTEDGKPFFWLGDTAWLLFNKLTREQADQYLEDRRRKGFNVVQVMVLHTVPSVNIYGDSSLVGGDISKPALTEGSAFTDAGQYDYWDHVDYVVDKAKEKGIYMAMVPVWGTNVKNKKVTPEQAKVYAEFLAKRYKDKSNVIWLNGGDIRGSEVKKVWEVIGTTLKANDPNHLVTFHPRGRTGSSEWFHNEKWLDFNMVQSGHRRYDQDTLAKEQWHYGEDNWKYIEKDYNLKPVKPTIDGEPSYEDIPQGLHDFSQPKWNDADVRRYGYWSVFAGAFGYTYGDNSVMQMYNPAKKDAAYGATRPWQEALNDPGAGQMVHLKNLMLSRIYGTTGADSTAAYLDRVPDQSLITGTAGGDGEKYNRLMATRAKDYILVYTYTGRKIPLKMGVLQGDKVKACWFSPRDGKTTEIGLFENKGTHEFDPPGEEKNGNDWVLVIDKI, from the coding sequence ATGGTTAGGTATCAAAGGATAGTCTTATTTGTAGTGGTTTCGTTAGTGCTGTCTGGATGTGCTTCCGGTCAAAAAACTGCAGCTGTAAAAAAAGGGTTGCAAGTATCAGAAAACGGCAGGTACTTTACCGAAGATGGTAAACCGTTTTTCTGGTTGGGAGATACCGCCTGGCTTTTGTTTAACAAGCTGACCCGCGAACAGGCTGATCAGTATCTGGAAGACCGTCGCCGGAAAGGTTTTAATGTGGTACAGGTAATGGTGTTGCATACCGTTCCATCGGTAAACATTTACGGCGACTCTTCACTGGTAGGGGGCGATATTTCGAAACCGGCACTGACAGAAGGGAGTGCTTTTACTGATGCCGGGCAATATGATTATTGGGATCACGTGGATTATGTGGTAGATAAAGCCAAAGAAAAAGGGATTTATATGGCCATGGTTCCGGTATGGGGCACCAATGTAAAGAACAAAAAAGTAACGCCTGAACAGGCAAAGGTTTATGCTGAATTCCTGGCCAAAAGATATAAGGATAAAAGTAATGTTATCTGGTTAAACGGGGGAGATATACGTGGTTCAGAAGTCAAAAAAGTATGGGAAGTGATAGGCACTACATTAAAAGCTAATGATCCTAATCACCTGGTTACTTTTCATCCAAGGGGTAGGACCGGCTCGTCGGAATGGTTTCATAACGAGAAATGGCTAGATTTTAACATGGTGCAATCCGGGCACCGCCGTTATGATCAGGATACGCTGGCCAAAGAGCAATGGCACTATGGTGAGGACAACTGGAAGTATATAGAAAAAGATTACAACCTGAAGCCTGTTAAACCAACCATTGATGGAGAACCTTCATACGAAGATATTCCGCAAGGGCTTCATGACTTTTCGCAGCCAAAATGGAACGACGCAGATGTGCGGAGATATGGCTACTGGTCGGTTTTTGCCGGTGCATTTGGTTATACCTACGGCGATAATTCGGTAATGCAAATGTATAATCCTGCCAAAAAGGATGCTGCTTATGGTGCGACAAGGCCATGGCAGGAAGCTTTGAACGACCCGGGAGCAGGACAAATGGTGCACCTGAAAAACCTGATGCTGTCGCGCATTTATGGAACAACCGGGGCCGACAGTACAGCCGCTTATTTAGACAGGGTGCCGGATCAGTCGCTAATAACCGGTACTGCCGGGGGCGATGGCGAAAAATACAACAGGTTAATGGCCACCAGGGCTAAGGATTACATTTTAGTATATACCTATACCGGCCGCAAAATCCCGTTAAAAATGGGGGTGCTTCAGGGCGACAAGGTTAAGGCTTGCTGGTTCAGTCCCCGTGACGGTAAAACTACCGAAATAGGTCTGTTCGAAAATAAGGGAACACATGAATTTGATCCGCCGGGAGAAGAAAAGAATGGAAACGACTGGGTACTGGTAATAGATAAAATATAA
- a CDS encoding glycoside hydrolase family 43 protein, giving the protein MKDRKRTYGLWLCLALIGMWTGCSKKAYVFTSFHEPANEGLRLLYSYDGYKWNDLNRILLKPEIGKQKIMRDPSMVQGPDGVFHLVWTCAWKGEQGFGYANSRDLVHWTEQQFIPVLQNEPTTVNVWAPELFYDEVKKEFIIIWASTIPFRFEKGIEEENNNHRMYAITTKDFKTFSPAKLFLDPGFSVIDAVIARRAANDYVLVLKDNTRPNRNLKVAFGRQAVGPYTGVSEAFSGKLTEGPTVVKLGKDWLIYYDAYGEKRYAVMKTSDFKSFKDVSSETVIPEGHKHGTIVKVKKSLVESLRKQ; this is encoded by the coding sequence ATGAAGGACAGGAAGCGTACATATGGTTTATGGTTGTGCCTTGCTTTGATAGGCATGTGGACTGGTTGCAGTAAAAAAGCTTATGTATTTACTTCATTTCATGAGCCCGCAAACGAAGGCCTGCGATTACTGTATAGCTATGACGGCTATAAATGGAATGACCTGAACAGAATTTTACTAAAGCCTGAGATTGGTAAACAAAAGATCATGCGCGACCCGTCCATGGTTCAGGGACCTGATGGGGTGTTTCACCTGGTGTGGACCTGCGCCTGGAAAGGGGAACAGGGCTTTGGTTATGCTAACTCCCGGGACTTGGTGCATTGGACCGAACAACAGTTTATTCCGGTATTGCAAAATGAACCGACCACGGTGAACGTGTGGGCACCCGAGCTGTTTTATGATGAAGTGAAAAAGGAATTCATCATCATATGGGCTTCTACCATTCCATTTCGCTTTGAAAAAGGAATTGAAGAAGAAAATAACAACCACAGGATGTATGCCATTACCACCAAAGACTTTAAAACTTTTTCGCCGGCCAAACTATTCCTCGATCCGGGATTTAGTGTGATAGATGCAGTGATTGCAAGGCGGGCTGCTAATGATTATGTGTTGGTGCTGAAAGACAATACCCGCCCAAACCGGAATTTGAAGGTAGCATTTGGCAGGCAGGCCGTTGGCCCTTACACGGGGGTGTCGGAGGCCTTTAGTGGTAAACTTACCGAAGGACCAACGGTAGTTAAGCTAGGTAAGGACTGGCTGATTTACTATGATGCCTATGGTGAAAAAAGATATGCAGTGATGAAAACCAGCGATTTTAAAAGCTTTAAAGACGTTTCTTCGGAGACGGTAATTCCGGAAGGGCATAAACATGGTACGATTGTGAAAGTGAAGAAAAGTTTGGTTGAAAGTTTGAGAAAACAATGA